DNA sequence from the Prodigiosinella aquatilis genome:
ATGCTGCTCAATTATCTTTTTGGGAACTCGGCGCCATCGATTCACTGTTCCGCTTTTTATGACAGCTATCAACCTTCCCCTTTCCCCTTCGCCAAGATCAAACAAATACAGTCCCGAATCAAAAGCGGTCTCCGTCAACTTATCTATCCGAGAGTTAAATAACTTCCCAAAACCATATAAAGATCTGATTTCATTAGAGGAAATCAAAAATCTTTGACCTTGTTTTCCAGAAAACTTATCCCTGTAAATACTTAATAATTTCTCTACCACTTCTGAATCAGTGCAAGCCATAACCCCTCCAATAAACGCAATATCGGTTATTTACGATATAAATACTATTATATTCATTCATAAACGGCAAGTATTTTCCCTAGAATATGCTTGCACCTGAAATAAGATTCCAAAAATGGGAGTTATGTGATTAAATAGAACATGACATTCCCAATGGGAACAAATAACCCCTAATTTGAACTTGAGGTTTTTATGGAAAATAAAGAAAAGAGCACATGCTTTCATACAGTATGTCGTTTAATTTTGAAGGAGTTACGGCAGGAGAGGAATGTACAACAAGCCCACATTAGCCAGCTTTTATCTCGATCTCCAAGTTCTTGGAGTAAGGTCGAAACCGGCGATACCCCTTTATCTCTAGACCATTTACTGACTGCTTGCAGTGCTTGCCAAGTTTGGCCATCACAGTTATTTCTAACTGCTCAGAACTACATGTCTCTCCTTACCCAGAGTGGGTGGTATGTAGCTGCTCATGGGACTCCACTTGAGAAAGAGGTAGATCTCCTTAGCCTTTTCGCTGATGAGTATTACAATTCCAATCAGCAACAATTTCGAACTTATCAAGTCCTACAAACCCCTTGGCCATACCCTGGAATGTTTGCTCCTTTGGACGTATTCAGGTGGGCTATTGACCCAGGATTTAGAAATGCAAATAAAAGCATAACCCCTCCACCTCCACTAGGATAATCGTGGATCTATTCGTTCAAAATCTGGAGAAATACGCAAATGAGTGACGATGAATTTATGAAGCTAAGTGCGTTAGTTGATGAGTTGCGAGAATTGCATGAGAAGTCGCTGTCTGATCCCTCACTGAACACAGAACAGCGGCTCTCTATAGCCAATGAATACACTGAAAAACATAAGGAACTGGAGAGCGAGGGATTTCGCCGTGTATCTCCATACAGAGATAGAGATGATGATTAGCAGGTGAAAGTCAGTCTTTTACGCTATGCCATTAGGTTTTAGCCCCAAATCTCCCATCAACGGTTTCGGTGCATAGCTATTCACCCGCCCAGAATTCATCCACGCGATTTTGGGCGTTTTTTCGTGGGTTAGCTGTAGTGGCGACCAGTGCACAGGCAGTTGTGGGGCTAATCCCCTTCAGCTCCATTAATCGCTGGCTACGGTGATCAGTCTTTGCCGAACGAGACAGAGTCCGGCCATATTCAGTAATTTTTTCTTCAATATGATTAATGTGTTTCAGCAAATCATCGACACATTGCTGAACCTGAAGTGGTAAAGAACTCTGTTGCTCAGAAACTATATGCCGCAGGGCATCTGTGCTTTGTGGAGCAATGATGCCGAATTCAGATACCAGTCCTCTTAGTCGATTATATGTTGCTGTTTTCTCTTCCACGTTGTTCCGCGTTTAAAAAATCTGCTGGCAAAAGTGCCTCCCTGGCTACGGATCACATACGAATACATAAAAATGAGATGTTAATCAGACTGTTTCAGATATTGATACAGCGTTTCACGGCTAATACCAAACTCACGAGCAAGCTGGGCTTTTTTCTCACCATCCATTGCTCGCCGTCGAACTTCAATTTGTTGTTCTGAGGACAGAGATTTTTTCCGTCCACGGTAAGCTCCACGTAGCTTAGCTAAAGCGATCCCTTCACGCTGACGTTCATGGATTAAAGAACGTTCGAACTCTGCAAAAGCCCCCATCACTGAGAGCATCAGGTTTGCCATTGGTGAATCTTCGCCAGTGAATGTCAGGCATTCTTTAACAAATTCGATACGCACTCCCTTATGGGTAAGCTTTTGTACCAGACGGCGCAAATCATCCAGGTTACGAGCCAGCCTGTCCATGCTATGAACCACCACGATGTCTCCATCACGCACGAATGACAACAGTGAATCCAGCTCTGGCCGCTGAGTATCTTTACCCGATGCTTTATCGACGAAAACTTTATCCACCTGAGTCTGATCTAGTTGCCGTTCTGGGTTCTGGTCAAAGCTACTTACCCGGATATAGCCAATACGTTGACCTTTCATACGCCTCCAATACTGAATGTGTCAGAAAAGAATCTATGACTTTTAATTACAAGTGTCAATAAACTGTCAGAGTAACTTTACTCTGACAGTTTTTCATTATCAGGCCTGACGTCAGGTTAGGGTATACATAAAACTGACAACGCGTAACGTGACAATGTCACTTAATTACTTTCTTTATTTCTTACTTTCTTTGTTTCTTTATTAATTTCTTTTGATTATAATGTGTGCATATTCAGATGGAGGATAAAGTATGCGCCCGGTTACATTCACTCACGACGATATCATTGAGGCTGGTAAGGCGTTGCTCGCGGAGGGACGAAACATCACAGGTTTTGCCCTGCGTAAGAAAGTGGGCGGTGGCGATGCTAATCGCTTGCGTCTGGTGTGGGATGAATATCAGGTGGGGCAATCAGTTGTTGAACATGAACCCGTTGCAGAGCTGCCTGTTGAAGTCGCAGAAGAAATGAAGGCAGTATCAGTGGCCTTAACGGAGCGCATTGCTCAGTTAACGTTAGAGCTGAATGATAAAGCGGTCAGAGCATCAGAACGGCGGGTTGCCGAAGTCACCCGCGCAGCTGGTGAGCAGACGGCACAGGCCGAGCGTGAACTGGCCGACGCAGCACAGACCGTTGACGATCTGGAAGAAGCCCTGGATACCCTGCGTGATGAACACAGAACAACCCTGGTGGCGCTGGACGAAAGCAGGGGGAAAGAGCAGTCGCAGGCCATCGAACTGGCTCAGTTGCGCGAACGT
Encoded proteins:
- a CDS encoding recombinase family protein, whose amino-acid sequence is MKGQRIGYIRVSSFDQNPERQLDQTQVDKVFVDKASGKDTQRPELDSLLSFVRDGDIVVVHSMDRLARNLDDLRRLVQKLTHKGVRIEFVKECLTFTGEDSPMANLMLSVMGAFAEFERSLIHERQREGIALAKLRGAYRGRKKSLSSEQQIEVRRRAMDGEKKAQLAREFGISRETLYQYLKQSD